One Scytonema millei VB511283 DNA window includes the following coding sequences:
- a CDS encoding response regulator transcription factor — protein sequence MSPRLLLVDDEPGLREAVKDYLEESGFTVQVASNAREGWDLLQQNTPDLVISDIMMPQVDGYQFLKQMREDPRFKRLPVVFLTAKGMTTDRIQGYNSGVDAYIPKPFDPDELVAIVENLLDRRPVSQPLAEGEAPDIAELANQIAQIKAMLTQRSAINTTPAPIKIDLTPREQSVLNLVTEGLMNKEIARRLQTSVRNVEKYVSRLFSKTGTNSRTELVRFALEHGLIE from the coding sequence ATGTCACCACGTCTTTTACTAGTCGATGATGAACCTGGATTGCGGGAAGCCGTCAAGGACTACTTAGAAGAAAGCGGTTTTACCGTGCAGGTTGCAAGTAATGCCCGCGAAGGTTGGGATTTATTGCAGCAGAATACTCCTGACTTGGTGATTTCAGATATCATGATGCCCCAGGTAGACGGCTATCAATTTCTCAAGCAAATGCGAGAAGATCCTCGCTTCAAACGCCTACCAGTGGTATTTTTGACTGCTAAGGGGATGACAACCGATCGCATTCAGGGCTACAACTCTGGTGTAGATGCCTATATTCCCAAACCTTTCGATCCCGATGAGTTGGTGGCAATTGTCGAAAACTTATTAGACCGTCGCCCCGTCAGTCAACCCTTAGCAGAAGGTGAAGCCCCCGACATCGCTGAATTAGCCAATCAAATCGCTCAAATAAAGGCAATGCTAACTCAGCGTAGTGCAATTAATACGACTCCCGCCCCAATAAAAATCGATCTAACACCGCGAGAACAAAGCGTCTTGAATTTGGTGACAGAAGGATTGATGAACAAAGAAATCGCTCGCCGCTTGCAAACGAGCGTCCGTAACGTAGAAAAATACGTCAGCCGCCTTTTTAGCAAAACTGGTACAAATAGCCGTACTGAATTAGTTCGGTTTGCCCTAGAACATGGCTTGATTGAGTAG